The proteins below come from a single Papaver somniferum cultivar HN1 chromosome 11, ASM357369v1, whole genome shotgun sequence genomic window:
- the LOC113320559 gene encoding protein yippee-like At3g55890, with protein sequence MGRVYVINLEGKIYNCKHCQTHLALVKDIVSRNFTCRHGKAYLFDKVVNVNVGVKEDRMMITGLHTVVDLFCVGCGAIVGWKYEFAHEKAQKYKVGKFILERYRVSGPDENNSRLNLEVAQANVSDDGDDD encoded by the exons ATGGGGAGAGTTTATGTGATAAATCTGGAAGGAAAGATCTATAACTGCAAACACTGTCAGACCCATCTTGCCCTTGTTAAGGACATCGTTTCAAGA AATTTCACTTGCAGGCATGGGAAGGCTTATCTTTTTGATAAGGT TGTGAATGTGAATGTGGGAGTGAAAGAAGACCGGATGATGATAACCGGATTGCACACTGTGGTCGACTTATTCTGTGTTGGGTGCGGCGCAATCGTCGGTTGGAAATAT GAATTTGCACATGAAAAGGCCCAAAAATACAAAGTCGGAAAATTCATCCTTGAGAG GTATAGAGTGTCAGGTCCAGATGAAAACAACTCTCGGTTGAATCTTGAAGTTGCTCAGGCTAATGTTAGTGATGATGGCGAcgatgattga